GCTGGAGAGGCTTcctccagtttttttttgttaatgacaGGACATTTAAATGTCTATATTAGATTACATAAAGGTGCTGTATTCACAGTTGTGCCATATGATATGTAATAATACCCATTTCCCAAAACAAATTCAATTAATTATACAAAGAATGCTCACAATTTAGATCTGAATTTATGAACCTCACTATGACAAACATCAGTCAACCTCTGGTTGAAGAATGGCATGATTTAAATAATGCGACATATCTATatgttttgtatatacagtatggagaTTCTAAATATGCATATTATTGCAACAAGGATTGTGTACATTTGCATAATTTAAGGATTAAATATGCTATATTGCATTGGATACCTGCTGAAATCCACAGAACAATATATCAATAGGACAAAATCATGTAAAGTTATGTTGAATGTAAGACGTACACAGAGGTGTCTAAAACACAACATGATTCTTAGATTAATGTTAATTGATATGACCTTGGAATGTCAGAGGGAAACATTCCGTTCAAGTGAGCACCAGTGTTTGTACTTAGTCAGGGAAATGACCTTTTGATTGATATGTTTCATTTTACAGTAACTGGTTGTCTACTTGTGTGAAAGATTTTGTCTAAACAATTGTTTGTGCAATTCATTTCTGGTGGACAGTACAAATCTCTGACCTCACCATTTCCACCTAAAGCACAGTAGGTGGGTGATACAGTGTGGTTGCTGTTCCATGTGAGGTGGTTAGAAACAATTTTACCCTTTGATGTCTTGATGCTGAGGTAAAACAATGAGAGGTGTGAATATATGCTTGTCTTATTGTGTGCATCTTCAGCACTCTCCGGCTGCGATGAGCTCACCAGGTCTTTCCACTAACTTGTCCCTGTGGCCttgctcttcctcctcctcatagAGAGTGTGGTGGATGCTGAGCAGAGGATGTGAGGGGTTACAGCTGTATGCTGCAGACTGACTCACAGGTTCTGGGTTTGCTTTGAGAGGTTCATTGGTTTTGGGTGATTCAGAAGGAGGCAGATTAGAGGTTCCTCCATTCATGTAAGAGGTGGTGGTTAGGGTCACGGTGGAAAATGCACTGGTGGTGGATTGAGGAGGAGGGTCAGGCTTTTCTAAAGGGGTTAAGAAAAGAGTGAAACCAgaagaaaatattattaatagctTTGAATGTACATAACCTTAGTCCTAAATGCTAACAGCGAGACCTGCCATTGCATTTTTAAGAACAGCCTTCAATAACAGATTTAAAATCAAAGGTTAATCTAATTTCTAATAAATTGAATGGTGCTTAGATAAGTGATTTATGTATCCCTAATGCTTTGCACTCTTACTCAATAGTGTTTTTGAATGTTCAAAGGTTAATTGtcaaaaggtgttgattcattttctaaacAATAGTGACAATAATGCTGTGTGCAAGGTTTCTAGATAATAATGTGCTTGTACATCTTCTACAGAAACAACTTAAACTGGGATTTGCATGGTGGATGCTGTACAGATTaaaatgcaacatttttttatttattaatttctagaacagagagagagagagattccataagtataaacaaattacaaGTATGATGTGAcattatttaatgaataaaaactttGGGCCATTCAATTATTAGATAACTTTGGGCCATTCAATTATTAGATAATAATCAACTTGTTTAGTTtggaagctgattattttcttaaacattGCTTAAACAGCATGCCTTATGCTGCATTCACATATACAATGACATAGGACATGTCAGGGTGTCAGAATATGACAAGgacattcattttcagtgagAGCTAGTGACTTCTGTTGACATGTGTCACAGCTATCATTGGTGAAAAAGTTAAGAAAAGACTTTATGGAAACTTTATGGAAATATGGAGTGCAGTGACAACAAATGGATTTAAAGACAGTAGAGCAAATGTGATTCTGTGGCAAAAATCACACACCTTCTCCTACATCTTGTATGATATGAggaatacagtatatacactggtgGCTAGTTGCACCATCCACTGATAAACTTTATTACTATACTACTGGAGACATTATAGCCCAGAGACTTGCAGTGATAcaatcactgtatgtgtgaatgcagctttattgtgttttattctttacttaacCAAAAATAATATTACCAGTAAGTGTTGAGGAGACATggactacagtgtgtgtgccctctATGTATGTAGTGTCCAGAGGATGGTCAGCAGCTGGGGGTTGTGGattattcatttctgttttaGACTTGTGGATGGTTGACATGTATGGATGGACATCCAGGGAGAAATTACGAGTGTGCTTTTTCTCTGTTCCACTGTTAGTTTCTGTGGATTTCAGAAGTTATGACAAACAAGATTAAAATTAGTTCAGATATCCATTACTAGTACctaatactgtaataaaaagTCACATCTAGAACTCAGTGAATCTATGTTCTATGTAAAACCCTACAACAGTGTTTACTACATTTTCACATTCTTcacattttacaacattttcACATTCTTTCGATGAAATATTTTGTTAGAGGTATATACTGACTACATTTATGGTAGAAATTCAGATTCCTAACCTTTTTTTGGCTGTATTTTCTGTATTCAGCATACAATGGGTTTTCCCAGGCTGACTCACATATATTAAACAGAATATCACATTAAAACAACCCAAACAGTAACTGCTAACCATGTAAACCTAAATTTATTTAGGAATAAATTCAATatgaaaattttacatttttacacttttctttaaagctgccactttttctttaaagatgtccattgtacaaataaataaattaatatacattcatttaaattaacaaccatataaattattatacaaataaatccaaATTGAATTAAACCATCACTCAATTTACTTTGCTTTGAAGGGCTGCATTGAATAAGCAGAAACTGGTCAAGTAAATGTCTTTTTTGGGGGGTTctatctttaaaaaagtaaaatatcattattataatattataaattatatgttTTACCTCTAGGAGGATGCTGTGTGCTCTTGGTATCCAGTAGAGGAGCAATGATGGTGTCAGCTACTGTTTTCCTTCGCATAGGTTTAGGTTTTTCTGCTTTCATGCTGTTCTCCAACCGGGTCAGAGTTAGAGGTTCCTGGATAAGCAttcaaacaagcaaacaaaaaattaatattgaatttaaatatttagcagACAGTTTATTTGTTGTAGTCAAGGTAGAAACAATTAAAAGGtagaaagtaattaattcaGTGAGATCcagacacagaaaaaacatctaGCATGAATTTTAGACTAAGCTTATGCATTGTAATTGAAAATCTCTCTAATATATTATTTCTGATAAGTGCTGCACTGGGTCTGCAGTGCAAAACTGCTTACAATAAAACTCGAAAATTAAGCAGGAGCATTACCATTAAAATAATATCTGCATAATACTGAGGTGATGCAATCTGTCCTTTTACTAGACCAAGGGGAAACAACATAAATTAGTATTCTTAGATGTATCTAGTGTAATACATCTTCCCGTGTGCATAATTAAATCACCATTTTTGGTCAAAAGCAAGCATTGGCAAGGTATAAACAGAATCATGTTAGCTTACTTTAAATGGCTGTGGCAGAGGGTTAGATGAAGGGATCCACTTCATCTTTTTCCGTGGTCTTTTGATAACTGTCTCTACTCCCATTTCTCCAACCCCCAGAACAGATGGATCCATGTTGGGGTCAACTGTCTGTATTCCAGAGTCTCTAACGGTCGGTGTGGCATCATGGTTGGACTGCGCTAATGCAGCCAATAACTGTCGCACCACATTGTCATACATCAGGTCACTCTCATTGGTGATGAAGTCCAGCCTGTTCAGAGACTTGATGTGGTCCCTGTTTTCATTACAGAACATGGCCAGGATGTTAATATCGCAAAACTGAGACTTCTGCCAACGGCGCCGTGTCTTAATGCCGACTTTGTGCAACTTGTCGAATACAAAGTTGGATTTGCGCACCACAAACAGATGCAGtagattaattaaaattatgaaGTTCATGGTGCAGAGTAGTGCAATGTCTACAGCAGCCATGATGCGCTGGAGCTGCACAGCAGACAGCTTGCAGTTCACACTAAGGCGCAGCTCAGGGATGCTGCTGATGTCAGGTGGCTCACCCAGCATGCATGTGAACTCATTTTGTCGTTGCCGAGCATAGTATGCACTTAGGTAGGTGATGGGAATGGAACTGAGACAGATGATGGCTAAATGTCTGGCTAGATAAAGTTTGGCTAAAAAATTACTTTGACCTCGCCGCTCTAGGTATTTTTCAAAAAGGTTCTGCTCTGGGCTTTTCTCCTTCTCAGCATTCTCAATGATTTCTCGCCGCTCACGTTCACTGATCCCAGGCCCTTTGGACTGGATCTGTTTCTCAATTTTGGGTGCTCTGCCCTCAGCAGCACGGTGGTAGCAGTTGTCAATCTCTTGTAGGAGAAAGTTGAGTTCAGAGGTAAGGCGTGTGGATGCAAGGAACTCCCAGCCTAGTGCTGGAATATACATGATGCCAGCAAATGCTAGCAGAGCATAGGGCAGAAACTTATGCTCAAACAGAGAGGgtctgagctcaggatcgatGCCAGGAATAGCATCACGCAGCTCTGTCCAGCAGTAGCCTCTAGCATAGAGGGCCTGGTCACGTGTGAaattgtgtggtgtgtaacagtatATTGACTCCTCTGAAACAGAATCATATGAGAAAAAAGGTATTAGAGGCAGCTTTTTGGAATGTATCCATTCACAAGGTGGTTTGTACACCAACTTTGACAAACATATCCTAACAGAATTATCCGATGTCAGTCAGATTCATCTCCAGGAGTATCTTGTCATGAGCTTCttgatattaaaatgttaaattgtgCTGCAGATAATCTGAAAGCCATTCCTGACATTCAGAATACTTGCAATTCAATGCAATAAATGTGAAAAGATTTGCACATTAGCAGCAAAacattttcctgtgtgtgttatatggtTCCAGTATAGTAATTTCTTTATCTGCCATTTAACTTTAggtttcatattttaaatttaaagtctAAAACCTACGCATTATAAATTCATAACATTTTAATCTTCACAACTGTAGGAGCCATCTTATACTATTACAAAGGTCTGTTCAGATTATTTAATCATCTATGCTCTTCTCAGGCCTTTGTGCTACCTCACAGCAGGTTTCTACTGCTATGCAGTCAAACTGACTCAGCATTTAGCTTAAAGTCCCTATTTCTGCTAAGCTCTCCCTCACATTCTTTACACactctcttgctccctctctTACCCtccccatttaaaaaaaaatctcgctGCTGATTTCTAACACACAAAAATCAGCACTGCGTACTTAACCCCTCCAGTGCTGACCAGCAGGTGTCCCTATCAGGTGAAACAGTAAATCTGTGAATATTAATGAGGAAAATTTTGTTTAGTTCCATGTGAAAGAAGTATATTATGTCTTTGCATTTCAGTATCTACTGTACTAGAGTTGTAAAACAATgacactgtatctgtgtatgtatctatctCTAAATATCTTCAAATATGGAAGAACATactcatacatactgtacacatgctTAGActatttcaaaacaaaaaattctGTATCTACAGTAGTATGTGTCTAGAAAAttgttcttttcttgtcttctcatatatatatatatatatatatatatatatatatatatatatatatatatatattcaaatatatagACTGCAACAAagtactatatactgtactacataCTACTTATATGAGCCCTATGTTATATGTGCCCTATTCTGTGTCCTACTATATGTATATACCTTCTAATGTGTAGCACCTGCTATTAAAGATTTCACTAAGAAGACTCCTGAGTAACTTTTTGACTTTACTCtttgtatgtaaaaaataaagtctgaATCTTGAGTCTTAAACTGTATTTGGATTTAAACTTAAAGTGAGCATGGACTAAACCAGAAGTGTTTTATCTAGCAATGTCAACACTGAATGGTTTGTGAATTCTGTCTCTGACACTACCTCTGTCTCAGCTACAACATTTGAGTTCTACTACTGTAGAGATGTGCAtacaaatgctttttttaaaatcctACTTGCACAGctattatttttgtgtgtaccTGCCTCCAATGTTTCCTATGAATTTATTTGGTGTTATttacaaaacaaccaaaacttttttttatatatatcaaAAAGTCTAATTTAAACCACCATGACCATGATCAGGCAGTTACTAAGAAcctggtgtgtgtttaataaatgtgGTCTGGCTTTGTACTGTTAACTTCATAACTGTCCGCTCAATCGCATGAAAGAAAAATCTccatttcttaattttttagtgtgtgtggccgaATCCCAGTCCCAGTTTACggtatctatatctatatttaaaaaCTTATTTATTCTGAATGATTTATTCATATTAAGTTACATCCCAACTGTATACTACATCTCAGTCATCCAGGCTGACATTGCCTACACCTTGAGTTGTGCTCAAAGCACCAACCTGCAAAGTTCCGTGTAAAGACGAGAGTAACTAATAAGATGGGGATGATGACCGTTCCTATGGTGACAACTCGGTCAAAGGGCAGTTCCAGTTTGAGCTGCACCATGAGTCCAGCTAGTGCACCACCCTTCTCATCCTGCGTAGAACCCGGCAGAATCAACTCCTTCAGCTTTTCCCCAGCAAGCAGAGCGGTGGCCATGTCTAAGTTCTGCTCAAAGAGGTTCTGCATCCGGAAACTGGAACCCACCCACAGCTAAATCCACGATACACCTGGCTGAACTGTTAACCAGTTTAACCTCAAAACTGCCACCTTATTGGCTCTTGTCCATCACAATCTAAAGGGTTATGTTATGTGAGGGCTGTATATTATTATACGGACAGTCACAGTAGAACCATTGTATTGGTCAAATATACTGTCCGTGATGCATGTTCAGTGCTGTTCTTAATCCATGTGGAATGACATAAAATCACGTGTAAGTTTGTGTTGAGTTTCCTTTGTCCACTTCACCTCACATTCCATCtgtaaaagaaagaacacacaGATTAAATGGTCAGAGCAAATTTGTCCTTTATCGtctaagacagacagacagcttctTTATCCTGGTCACAGTGGATCCAGAGTCTATACAAGGAAAATTGGACATGAAGTGGGAATATACCTTAAAAGGGAGGCCAGTTCATCATAGTGCaccaagcacacaaacacacaggcaagTTATCTTAGCAACTCCACAACTTGGATGTTTTTGAAAAGGGGAGAGGAAGGTGGAAACACCACATAAGACATTAACCTGGGCTCAGGATCAAACTAGGACCCTGGATCTTTGAACTGACAATAGTTTTCTGCATGTTTGTTGCTGACAAATTTCATTAGATCCTCATATAACTAGCTACTTGTTGCACAGTTTAAACTTGCACAGTGTTGTCAGGTAAGGCTGTTTCAGCTAGATGCCTACTTTTATCTACAATTTAAAAGTGTAGTTAAGGGattgaaatgtgtttatttaatataaacattttgatcTTTAACTTACATAAAAGCTAGTTTCAAATGCCTTGTTACACAGTATCTATCAACTAGTTAAACATCACTTACTTTATTCAATATTTTTCTTCAATAAGTTCCCAGTAAGGTGTATTTACTATTAATTAAACATGACTACAGTATCACAGTAAATTCTGTGAATGACTGGGTGCAAGGCAGGATCCATGATGCGTGTGCACAACTTAACATAGACAATCCACCTACAGGCATGTTTTTGGTGGTGGGATGAAACTGTGGACCTTTGGTGGAAACTTagacaaatcacacaaaacagagagaaaagaaagaacatgcaaaactctacCATGCCATATGCCACAACCTGTCTTTTATCTATCTTCTAAATATTAATCAGATAATcagagtgtttttttgttatactTACACATATAAACTTAGTCAGAGagtccccccccccacacacacacactagaaaaaacattgttgtgtttctaaataataataaaaacgtcTGCAGAAACTACTGGAATGGATTCTTGGTCTGGTTTTCTCAATTAGCCATGGTTGGTATTAGTAACTTTTTATTAAGGTATCTAAAAGAATTACAGACACAGAAGTTTAGTCCTGTTCATTTAGtataacaataaacattacCAAACGTTAGTATAGCGTTATTAAACGTAGGAATAAATAGGCTTAAAAGCGTTAATATTTGTAAACTTAACGATGTGTTGTTCAGAGCAATGCTGTCATGCTAGAACATACACTGTCCAGGAAAACAAATTGAaccatttaattaaaattagtaTGATGTCGCGCTTCGGTTGACATAACAGGAGCTGTCCAAACGCTGGTGCTGAAGTGGACCGCATGGTCCCGAGGATTTAGCGCGTAATGATGTCCGGACGTCTTTGACTGACACAGTGCATTTTGTATATTGTTTTGTATAATAAGACCGACTGTAGGCTACCAGTTCTCTCACCTCCACAATTATCCGTATCCCAGTGTACACATGCGTCCCCCGGCCGCTTTGCGTCTACCTGAACTCTCAGTAACTAATAACGCTACGCaaaaaagacacctgtccactaCCACAGATGTAAAACCGAGGATgtgatgtgtgcttttttacttaCCAATACTGAGCATCCTCGGCGAGTCAAGAGTTAATCTGCAGTGCGGGAGAGCGGTTATAGCGTGTATCCGGGCACCGGTTTGTTCCGCCTTCTCCCGCCAGTCTCCTTCTACTCTTCCTCTCATCCGCTCATCTCTTCTCATCCTCACAAACTTCAAGGAGAGTCCCCTAGGTCGCgcatttgtatttatctctccTTCCCACACAGCTAGCTTACCTGAGTTCACAAAAAGCGCTCGGTGACCTTCAGCAATGACAATCGATCCGTAAATTTGGCATATTTTGGCTCAAGCACGATTCATCACAGGTTGCagcctacagtatattatagcATACACGACAATTCAACAAATTACGATGCGCTTGAAAAATCTAGCAAATATGCTTGCAGTTATAAATATTGCTGATTCAGAATCAGTAGCCCGGTAGACTGCTCATTTGTGGGGAAGCTCAATAAAAAGCCGGCAGTAATTTTATGGATATCCTCTAATTTCTAGATATATTCCTGTTCGGAAGGAGTTCATTTGTCCCTAGACAAACGGCTTCTATCTTGATAATGTCATCCCCTCCCAAACCAGTCTGTACCGGTTAGGGCGACGCGTATTACGACTGTTTCCAAATATAGAACCCACTACACCGCTGCAGCAGCTGGATTTCGCTTTAAAGTTACCACGTGCTTCAAAGCAGCGGTGGATGTAggcaacaacaataaaacatagATGTTTTAGAATACATGCAGTTATTTCTTAAGGCAAGACACTTCAGCtggatcatttttaaataacagataTAACAATCAGTTTTTGCTATACATTGGACTGCTCTCATTCTTACAAgtagactgttttttttttcttttttttttaagttagaaaattattttttatatatatatatatataggggggcacggtggcttagtggttagcacgttcgcctcatacctccagggttgggggttcgattcccccctccacctggtgtgtgtggagtttgcatgttctccccgtgcctcgggggtttcctccgggtactccggtttcctcccccggtacaaagacatgcatggtaggttgattggcatctctggaaaattgtctgtagtgtgtgagtgcgtgagtgaatgagagtgtgtgtgtgccctgtgatgggttggcattccgtccagggtgtatcctgccttgatgcccgatgacacctgagataggcacaggctccccgtgacccgaggtagttcggataagcggtagaaaatgattgattgatgatatatatatatatatatatatatatatatatatatatatatatatatatatatatatatatatatatattgtttaatgaaaataattatataataataaaaaataatatataatattcattattatacattcatttttttgtattagcaATCAAATTTCATAGTTTGAAGCAGTGGTTTTGAtcaatgtattcattttattttgtttatcagaAGGAGTGCTGTGATGTAAAAAATGATTGATGTAGACCAAATGTTGTTCTTTTTGTACACAGCAAAATCCCTAGTTTTGAATTAACACTGTAGGTTAACAGACAAATTAACTGTAGTCAACACACTTTAAGGAGCTGAACACTGGA
Above is a window of Tachysurus vachellii isolate PV-2020 chromosome 9, HZAU_Pvac_v1, whole genome shotgun sequence DNA encoding:
- the panx2 gene encoding pannexin-2, with amino-acid sequence MQNLFEQNLDMATALLAGEKLKELILPGSTQDEKGGALAGLMVQLKLELPFDRVVTIGTVIIPILLVTLVFTRNFAEESIYCYTPHNFTRDQALYARGYCWTELRDAIPGIDPELRPSLFEHKFLPYALLAFAGIMYIPALGWEFLASTRLTSELNFLLQEIDNCYHRAAEGRAPKIEKQIQSKGPGISERERREIIENAEKEKSPEQNLFEKYLERRGQSNFLAKLYLARHLAIICLSSIPITYLSAYYARQRQNEFTCMLGEPPDISSIPELRLSVNCKLSAVQLQRIMAAVDIALLCTMNFIILINLLHLFVVRKSNFVFDKLHKVGIKTRRRWQKSQFCDINILAMFCNENRDHIKSLNRLDFITNESDLMYDNVVRQLLAALAQSNHDATPTVRDSGIQTVDPNMDPSVLGVGEMGVETVIKRPRKKMKWIPSSNPLPQPFKEPLTLTRLENSMKAEKPKPMRRKTVADTIIAPLLDTKSTQHPPRETNSGTEKKHTRNFSLDVHPYMSTIHKSKTEMNNPQPPAADHPLDTTYIEGTHTVVHVSSTLTEKPDPPPQSTTSAFSTVTLTTTSYMNGGTSNLPPSESPKTNEPLKANPEPVSQSAAYSCNPSHPLLSIHHTLYEEEEEQGHRDKLVERPGELIAAGEC